A DNA window from Camelina sativa cultivar DH55 chromosome 17, Cs, whole genome shotgun sequence contains the following coding sequences:
- the LOC104756590 gene encoding phospho-2-dehydro-3-deoxyheptonate aldolase 1, chloroplastic-like: MALMNGSMNLTSVKPSMINHRSSAVQKPTSFRISAVQTDPKTSSAATPTPAALTKTVGVNVGKGKWAPESWRNKTALQQPEYPDLAELEAVLQTIEAFPPIVFAGEARLLEERLGQAAMGEAFLLQGGDCAESFKEFNANNIRDTFRILLQMGAVLMFGGQVPVVKVGRMAGQFAKPRSDSFEVKDGVKLPSYRGDNINGDAFDSKSRIPDPQRMIRAYCQSAATLNLLRAFATGGYAAMQRVTQWNLDFTERSEQGDRYRELANRVDEALGFMHAAGLTLDHPIMQTTDFWTSHECLLLPYEQSLTRLDSTSGLYYDCSAHMIWVGERTRQLDGAHVEFLRGVANPLGIKVSDKMDPKELVKLIEILNADNKPGRITIITRMGAENMRVKLPHLIRAVRRAGQIVTWVSDPMHGNTIKAPCGLKTRPFDAILAEVRAFFDVHEQEGSHPGGVHLEMTGQNVTECIGGSRTVTFDDLGSRYHTHCDPRLNASQSLELSFIIAERLRKRRIKSQQAFSV, encoded by the exons ATGGCGCTTATGAACGGAAGCATGAATCTAACATCGGTCAAACCATCGATGATCAACCACCGTTCCTCCGCCGTCCAAAAACCCACATCCTTCCGGATCTCCGCCGTACAAACCGACCCAAAAACGTCATCGGCGGCGACTCCGACTCCGGCAGCGTTGACGAAGACCGTTGGTGTTAATGTGGGTAAAGGTAAATGGGCACCAGAGAGCTGGAGGAACAAGACGGCTTTACAACAACCGGAGTATCCAGATTTGGCTGAGCTCGAAGCCGTGCTTCAGACGATCGAAGCTTTTCCTCCGATCGTGTTCGCCGGAGAAGCTAGATTGCTCGAGGAGCGTTTAGGACAAGCTGCCATGGGTGAAGCGTTTCTGTTACAAGGAGGAGATTGTGCTGAGAGTTTCAAAGAGTTCAATGCCAATAACATTCGTGACACTTTCAGGATCCTTCTTCAGATGGGTGCTGTGTTGATGTTTGGTGGCCAAGTCCCTGTTGTTAAg GTTGGGAGAATGGCGGGTCAATTTGCGAAGCCGAGATCGGATTCGTTTGAGGTGAAAGATGGAGTGAAGTTGCCGAGTTACAGAGGAGATAACATTAATGGAGATGCGTTTGATTCGAAATCGAGGATCCCTGATCCACAGAGGATGATTAGAGCTTATTGTCAATCTGCTGCTACTTTGAATCTTTTGAGAGCTTTTGCTACTGGTGGTTATGCTGCTATGCAGAGAGTTACTCAATGGAATCTTGATTTCACTGAACGTAGTGAGCAAGGAGACAG GTACCGTGAACTAGCTAACCGTGTTGATGAAGCGCTCGGTTTCATGCACGCTGCTGGACTAACGCTCGATCATCCCATAATGCAAACAACTGACTTCTGGACTTCCCATGAGTGTTTGCTCTTGCCTTATGAACAATCACTAACAAGGCTTGACTCGACCTCTGGTCTCTACTATGATTGTTCTGCTCATATGATTTGGGTTGGTGAGCGAACCAGACAGCTTGACGGTGCCCACGTTGAGTTCTTAAGAGGTGTTGCTAATCCTCTTGGAATCAAG GTGAGTGATAAGATGGATCCAAAGGAGCTAGTGAAGCTTATTGAGATCTTGAATGCTGACAATAAGCCTGGAAGGATTACTATAATCACAAGAATGGGAGCAGAGAATATGAGAGTGAAGCTTCCTCATTTGATCAGAGCTGTGCGACGCGCTGGACAGATTGTGACTTGGGTCAGTGATCCAATGCACGGAAACACTATTAAGGCTCCTTGTGGTCTAAAGACTCGTCCCTTTGACGCCATCTTG GCTGAAGTGAGGGCGTTCTTCGACGTACACGAGCAAGAAGGGAGCCACCCGGGAGGAGTTCACTTAGAGATGACTGGTCAGAACGTGACCGAGTGCATCGGTGGTTCACGCACAGTCACCTTCGACGACTTGGGCTCACGTTACCACACTCACTGTGACCCCCGTCTTAATGCTTCACAGTCTCTCGAGCTCTCCTTCATCATCGCCGAACGTCTTAGAAAGAGACGCATCAAGTCTCAACAGGCTTTTTCCGTCTAA
- the LOC104756591 gene encoding serine/threonine-protein kinase ste20 yields the protein MDLDQNQANIVSPERSRPKPTRERSKRKLTPEPSSPKPTCERSKRKPTPESSNQTRIRDREYYNYTRRIPQNVGAQIIKIDKNYFMKTVLRLTGCPQKRHLDMFRPRPLTVDNRRPSIIHTTTVHNPFLTDVTTSAVASWSRTSRPSLLSQPLFPPPVLPREKEAREAKMAATLKNFENNLMEDDTNQEQFSGLWSPLASLVPNGDVHQQRESIPPPPPPVPVLPDSRNDQGSENIPPPPIPTSAPVGSLEWYRSSINLLKNSPIPSVPTSAPTGSLDMPSAPNGLLSSALSPPIQPVSETLPLWSVDFPNPLSDIREENVPPPAPVTSSLWSQEWPHFSNDLQLENVSATSLFGSQDLPNSTNDQQLENVQPLVPATSPLINLDWLNDPLNDLQRESILLDWPYSPTNITFPTFMLSPTFLPSPTTGLLPNIN from the coding sequence ATGGATCTTGACCAGAACCAAGCTAACATTGTTTCCCCTGAGCGTTCAAGACCAAAACCTACCCGTGAACGTTCAAAACGGAAACTTACCCCTGAACCTTCAAGTCCAAAACCTACTTGTGAACGTTCAAAACGGAAACCTACCCCAGAGAGTTCAAATCAGACACGTATCCGTGACCGTGAGTATTATAATTATACAAGACGGATACCTCAGAATGTTGGGGCGCAGATCATCAAAATCGATAAAAACTATTTTATGAAGACGGTTCTTCGCCTCACCGGCTGTCCTCAGAAACGTCATCTCGATATGTTCCGTCCTCGACCACTTACTGTTGACAATCGCCGGCCAAGTATCATTCATACGACTACTGTACATAATCCATTCCTCACTGACGTGACCACCTCAGCTGTTGCATCCTGGTCTCGAACGTCTCGGCCGTCTCTACTGTCCCAACCATTGTTTCCGCCACCGGTTTTGCCTCGAGAGAAAGAAGCGAGGGAAGCTAAGATGGCTGCTACCTTGAAGAACTTTGAGAATAATCTGATGGAAGACGATACGAACCAGGAACAGTTCTCTGGGTTGTGGTCTCCGTTGGCTTCTTTGGTCCCAAATGGTGATGTGCACCAACAACGTGAGAGcattccaccaccaccaccaccggttCCTGTTTTGCCAGATTCTCGAAACGATCAAGGATCAGAGAACATTCCACCACCACCAATTCCGACGAGTGCACCTGTCGGATCTTTAGAATGGTATAGGTCTTCTATCAATCTATTGAAGAACAGTCCAATACCATCGGTTCCAACGAGTGCACCGACCGGATCATTAGACATGCCAAGTGCTCCGAACGGTCTACTCTCTTCGGCCTTGTCGCCTCCAATTCAACCAGTTTCAGAGACTTTACCGTTGTGGAGTGTAGACTTTCCCAATCCTCTCAGTGATATACGAGAGGAGAACGTTCCACCACCAGCTCCTGTGACTTCCTCGTTATGGAGTCAAGAGTGGCCCCATTTTTCCAATGATCTACAACTTGAGAACGTTTCGGCAACTTCATTGTTCGGGAGTCAAGACTTGCCCAATTCTACGAACGATCAACAACTGGAGAACGTTCAACCATTGGTTCCAGCGACTTCACCGTTAATAAATCTAGACTGGCTCAACGATCCTTTGAACGATCTTCAAAGGGAGAGCATTCTCCTGGATTGGCCCTATTCACCGACCAATATAACTTTCCCGACCTTCATGTTGTCTCCAACCTTTCTGCCTTCGCCAACGACCGGGCTGCTTCCAAACATTAACtag